Proteins encoded together in one Musa acuminata AAA Group cultivar baxijiao chromosome BXJ3-6, Cavendish_Baxijiao_AAA, whole genome shotgun sequence window:
- the LOC135641428 gene encoding BTB/POZ and TAZ domain-containing protein 4-like: MSIHRCCPQPPSVLSLAATSNNCERLAKHSCCMADNLTRDLLHRLFADGYRADVGVYTNDGIILAHASILGMASPVIKTMLKQSKRRGGRRRAISIRGVPHNAVRIFLRFLYTSCYEEEEMNEFVLHLLVLSHAFVIPSLKMVCVQQLERGLLTTENAVDALQLARLCDAPRLCLLCHRLIVKQFKEVSASGGWKVMRQSDPVLEKELLESVIDDDSSKIERVRKIEERKIYLQLHEAMEALVHICRDGCRTIGPHDKVLKQNAAPCNFPACKGLEALVRHFAGCKNRVLGGCTHCKRMWQLLELHSRLCSQVDGCKVPLCRHFKERLRQQSKKDEVKWKLLVSKVLEAADFSRARVHSSVVVVCTQPQLTFH, from the exons ATGAGCATCCATAGGTGCTGCCCGCAGCCACCGTCAGTCCTAAGTTTAGCTGCTACCAGCAACAACTGCGAGAGGCTGGCCAAGCACAGCTGCTGCATGGCTGACAACCTGACCAGGGATCTACTCCACCGGCTCTTCGCCGACGGATACCGAGCCGATGTCGGCGTCTACACCAACGACGGCATCATTCTGGCCCACGCCAGCATTCTT GGCATGGCTTCGCCGGTGATCAAGACCATGCTGAAGCAGTCCAAGAGAAGAGGAGGGCGTCGGAGGGCGATCTCCATCCGCGGTGTTCCTCACAATGCCGTCCGCATCTTTCTTCGCTTCCTCTACACATCATG CTACGAGGAGGAAGAGATGAACGAGTTCGTGCTGCATCTGCTGGTGCTGTCGCATGCATTCGTGATCCCATCATTGAAGATGGTGTGCGTGCAGCAGCTGGAGAGAGGCCTGCTCACCACGGAGAACGCGGTGGACGCGTTGCAGCTCGCGAGGCTCTGCGACGCGCCCCGCCTCTGCCTCCTCTGCCACCGGTTGATAGTGAAGCAGTTCAAGGAGGTGTCTGCTTCCGGGGGGTGGAAGGTGATGAGGCAGAGTGACCCCGTGCTCGAGAAGGAGCTTCTCGAGTCGGTGATCGATGACGATTCA AGCAAGATCGAGAGAGTGAGGAAGATAGAGGAGAGGAAGATCTACCTGCAGCTGCACGAAGCGATGGAGGCGCTGGTCCACATCTGCAGGGACGGGTGCCGCACCATCGGGCCTCACGACAAGGTTCTGAAGCAGAACGCGGCGCCCTGCAACTTCCCCGCCTGCAAAGGCCTAGAAGCGTTGGTCCGCCACTTCGCCGGCTGCAAGAACCGAGTGCTCGGTGGCTGCACCCACTGCAAGAGGATGTGGCAGCTTCTCGAGCTCCACTCGCGGCTGTGCTCGCAGGTGGACGGGTGCAAAGTCCCGCTTTGCAG GCATTTCAAGGAGAGGTTGAGGCAGCAGAGCAAGAAGGACGAGGTGAAGTGGAAACTGTTGGTGAGCAAAGTGCTGGAGGCGGCGGACTTCTCGCGGGCACGCGTTCACTCGTCGGTGGTGGTGGTGTGCACGCAGCCCCAGCTCACGTTTCATTGA